A window of Candidatus Deferrimicrobiaceae bacterium genomic DNA:
CTTCGCCAAACCTCCCAAGCCCCGGTTCGCGAAGGTGAACGTGAACGACATCCTCCGGGCCACCATGGATTTCTACTTCCTTGGAGGGGCATCCCTGCCGGGCAAGCCGGAAGGCATCGAAATCTCGAAAGACCTGGACGCCCGCATCCCCGAGAGGGTGGCCGACCCCCTTCAATTGCAACAGGTCTTCCTGAACCTGTTCCTGAACGCCGTCGAAGCGATGCCGGGCGGGGGCGTGCTGGCGGTCAGGACGGAATACGATGCCTTTTCGGATTGCGTCCGGATCGAAATATCCGACAGCGGCAAAGGGATTGACGAGGGGATCATGGGAAACATATTCCAGCCGTTTTTCACGACCAAGCCGAAGGGGACCGGCCTGGGGCTCGCCATCTGCCGGCAGTTGATCGAGCAGCAGGGCGGCTCCATCAAGGCGGAAAACAACCCTTCCGGCGGGAC
This region includes:
- a CDS encoding ATP-binding protein — protein: EQMVVAGELAAGLAHEIKNPLAGIKVAMDVLSREEALSKEDRDVMAKVTDEIKRLEVLMKNFLNFAKPPKPRFAKVNVNDILRATMDFYFLGGASLPGKPEGIEISKDLDARIPERVADPLQLQQVFLNLFLNAVEAMPGGGVLAVRTEYDAFSDCVRIEISDSGKGIDEGIMGNIFQPFFTTKPKGTGLGLAICRQLIEQQGGSIKAENNPSGGTVFRIDLPAKRVPGAEQA